A genomic region of Gossypium hirsutum isolate 1008001.06 chromosome D01, Gossypium_hirsutum_v2.1, whole genome shotgun sequence contains the following coding sequences:
- the LOC107917188 gene encoding importin subunit alpha-4-like, with amino-acid sequence MQILSDGKIVEHVLRTVGNIFKGVDSQIQILINNGVFFRLNAILMHGSNSSVLRKTCSAISTLTARDRNQIQKIMDAHIIPSLLYLSQADNYDVEVRWDAACALSNAARRGSNEQIRFLVNQGCIGPLCDHILCPDRKTSIPCLKGLKSILKAGEIMYSTRNLYTLVITDFDGFGKIEKLQSDPDIGEMAMKLLMKYGV; translated from the exons ATGCAGAT TCTTTCAGATGGAAAAATTGTTGAGCACGTGCTTAGAACAGTAGGAAACATTTTTAAGGGAGTTGATTCTCAGATTCAG ATTCTGATAAACAACGGGGTTTTCTTTCGTTTGAATGCTATTCTCATGCATGGGAGTAACAGTTCTGTCCTGAGGAAAACTTGTTCGGCAATCTCAACTTTGACAGCTAGAGATAGAAATCAGATACAA AAAATTATGGATGCACATATTATCCCATCTCTCCTATATCTTTCCCAAGCTGACAACTATGATGTTGAGGTTCGATGGGATGCTGCCTGTGCTTTATCTAATGCTGCCCGAAGAGGCTCCAATGAGCAGATTAG GTTCTTAGTAAACCAAGGTTGCATCGGACCACTTTGTGATCATATACTCTGTCCAGACCGGAAGACATCAATACCGTGCCTTAAAGGACTCAAGAGCATTCTAAAGGCAGGTGAAATTATGTATAGCACTAGGAATCTTTATACTCTAGTCATTACTGACTTCGATGGATTTGGTAAAATAGAGAAATTACAGAGTGATCCGGATATTGGTGAAATGGCCATGAAACTTTTGATGAAATATGGGGTTTAG
- the LOC107917719 gene encoding trafficking protein particle complex II-specific subunit 130 homolog — translation MANYLAQFQTIKSTCNHLIIAVEDVSDLWPTVKNSFEERLPFKRSCLNNKTRNPVFVENLPAEYILTTDARLRSRFPQEQYLFWFREPYATLVLVTCEDLDEFKTILKPRLKLIVQNDEREWFIVFVSRAHPNNDQATKMAKKVYAKLEVDFSSKKRERCCKFDIYAPEANFWEDLEARIMESVRNTLDRRIQFYEDEIRKLSEQRFMPIWNFCNFFILKESLAFMFEMAHLHEDALREYDELELCYLETVNMGGKRREFGGLDHGDDQAALLIPGNKSLTQIVQDDSFREFEFRQYLFACQSKLLFKLNRPFEVASRGYSFVISFSKVLALHESILPFCMREVWVITACLALVNATNSQYKEGTATPEIEREFYRLQGDLYSLCRVKFLRLAYLIGYGTEIERSPVNSASLSMLPWPKPAVWPLVPDEAASEVLLKEKMILQENPRVKHFGIQRKPLPLEPTALIREANRRRASLSAGNTSEMFDGKLGFADGSGSDASSKTSPSSKAQAISMSRTYSTPGNFEGSIDRPMRLAEIFVAAEHALKQTISNPDLLKTLSSIQDIEQKYMDLTKGAADNYHRSWWKRHGVVLDGEIAAVCFKRGNFDLAAKSYEKVCALYAGEGWQDLLAEVLPNLAECQKILNDQAGYLTSIVRLLSLDKGLFSVKERQAFQSEVVSLAHSEMKHPVPLDVSSLITFSGNPGPPLELCDGDPGTLSVTVWSGFPDEITLDSLTLTLMATYNADEGGKLRSSSATVLKPGRNTITFPLPPQKPGSYVLGVLTGHIGHLTFRSHSFSKAGPADSDDFMSYEKTTRPVLKVSKPRPLVDLSAAISSALLINEAQWIGIIAQPINYSLKGAVMHIDTGPGLKIEESHSIEMETYINAAQISTDMANSGDARKDDNENFEQLSLLDGKIEFPDWASNVTSILWIPIRAIDDKLARGSSSGAPQKQSIVDGMRTVALKLEFGISNNQIYDQTIALHFTNPFHVSTRVADQCNDGTLLLQVTLHSQVKATLTVNDAWLDLQDGFVHAGQDDGRPVSGFFPLVISPTSRAGLLFRVCLGNGTALDENKAQPESILNISYRIAGDRTIGAHPPVAAKSNEIEGTSQDLIFRSALILQRPVLDPCLAVGFLPLPSDGLRVGQLVTMKWRVERLKDIEESRVPQTNDDVLYEVNANSKNWMIAGRKRGHVSLSTKQGSRIFISILCMPLNAGYVHPPHLGLPDIDEANISCSPAGPHLVCVLPPALSSSFCIPA, via the exons ATGGCGAACTATCTAGCTCAGTTTCAAACAATCAAGAGCACTTGTAACCATCTTATCATTGCTG TTGAAGATGTCAGTGACTTGTGGCCTACTGTCAAGAATAGTTTTGAAGAGCGGCTTCCATTCAAAAGGTCTTGCTTAAATAACAAGACCCGGAATCCTGTGTTTGTAGAGAATTTGCCAGCTGAATACATATTAACAACTGATGCAAGACTACGTAGCAGATTTCCTCAGGAGCAATATTTATTTTGGTTCCGAGAGCCATATGCAACTTTGGTTCTTGTTACATGTGAG GATCTTGATGAGTTCAAGACCATTCTTAAGCCACGCCTGAAATTAATTGTCCAAAATGATGAGCGTGAATGGTTTATTGTATTTGTGTCTAGAGCCCATCCCAATAATGATCAGGCCACTAAAATGGCAAAGAAAGTATATGCCAAACTTGAAGTTGATTTCAGCTCCAAGAAGAGGGAAAG GTGCTGCAAATTTGACATATATGCCCCTGAAGCAAATTTTTGGGAAGACTTAGAGGCCAGGATTATGGAGTCTGTCAGAAATACATTGGATAGGCGTATACAATTCTATGAGGATGAGATACGCAAGCTTAGCGAACAGCGTTTCATGCCAATTTGGAACTTCtgtaattttttcattttgaag GAAAGCTTGGCATTTATGTTTGAGATGGCTCATCTTCATGAGGATGCGTTGCGTGAATATGATGAACTAGAATTGTGCTATTTGGAAACAG TTAATATGGGCGGGAAACGTAGAGAATTCGGAGGACTAGACCATGGTGATGATCAGGCAGCACTGCTCATTCCTGGAAACAAATCTCTAACACAGATTGTCCAAGATGACTCTTTCAGGGAATTCGAATTCAGACAGTATCTCTTTGCTTGTCAATCAAAG CTTTTATTCAAGCTGAATCGTCCTTTTGAGGTTGCTTCAAGGGGTTATTCATTTGTAATTAGTTTCTCAAAAGTCCTGGCTTTACATGAG AGTATTTTACCTTTCTGTATGCGTGAAGTTTGGGTCATCACTGCATGCTTGGCTTTAGTCAATGCAACCAATTCTCAATATAAAGAAGGGACTGCAACCCCTGAAATAGAAAGGGAGTTCTATCGCCTTCAAGGTGATCTTTACTCATTATGTAGGGTTAAG TTCTTGAGGCTTGCGTATCTAATTGGATATGGAACAGAGATAGAAAGGAGTCCTGTTAACAG TGCTTCTTTGAGCATGCTACCTTGGCCCAAGCCAGCAGTTTGGCCTTTGGTTCCTGATGAAGCTGCCTCTGAGGTGCTTCTGAAAGAAAAG ATGATTCTGCAAGAAAATCCTAGAGTCAAGCACTTTGGCATTCAGAGGAAACCCTTGCCACTTGAACCTACTGCCCTTATTCGGGAGGCAAATCGGCGGAGGGCTTCCCTTTCTGCTGGAAACACATCTGAGATGTTTGATGGCAAACTAGGCTTTGCTGATGG ATCAGGGTCAGATGCATCTTCAAAGACTTCCCCATCAAGTAAAGCACAAGCAATTTCGATGTCTCGTACTTACTCCACTCCTGGAAATTTTGAGGGCTCTATTGATCGACCCATGAGGCTTGCTGAAATTTTTGTTGCTGCTGAACATGCTCTGAAGCAAACAATTTCAAATCCTGATCTGCTGAAAACTTTGTCATCCATACAGGATATTGAG CAAAAATATATGGATCTCACTAAAGGTGCTGCTGACAATTACCATCGTTCTTGGTGGAAAAGGCATGGTGTTGTCCTTGATGGTGAAATTGCAGCCGTTTGCTTTAAGCGTGGGAACTTTGACCTAGCTGCAAAGTCATATGAGAAGGTTTGCGCTCTTTATGCTGGTGAAGGGTGGCAAGATTTATTGGCTGAAGTACTGCCGAATTTAGCTGAATGTCAAAAGATACTCAATGACCAAGCTGGCTACCTAACATCTATTGTACGATTGCTTTCACTAGATAAAGGTTTATTCTCAGTGAAGGAACGCCAAGCTTTTCAGTCAGAAGTTGTTAGTCTTGCACATAGTGAAATGAAGCACCCTGTTCCGCTTGATGTATCATCGTTAATTACATTTTCTGGAAATCCTGGGCCTCCTTTGGAGTTATGTGATGGGGATCCTGGTACCTTATCTGTAACAGTTTGGAGTGGCTTTCCTGATGAAATAACTCTTGATTCTCTTACTCTCACTTTGATGGCTACGTATAATGCTGATGAAGGTGGTAAG TTAAGGAGCTCTAGTGCCACTGTTCTAAAGCCTGGTAGGAATACAATCACCTTTCCTTTACCACCTCAAAAACCTGGTTCGTATGTCCTGGGAGTTCTTACTGGACACATTGGACACTTGACTTTTAGATCTCATAGTTTCTCCAAGGCAGGTCCAGCAGATAGTGATGATTTCATGAGCTATGAGAAAACAACCCGGCCTGTCTTGAAG GTTTCCAAACCAAGACCTCTGGTTGATCTATCTGCTGCTATATCATCTGCCTTGCTGATTAATGAAGCTCAGTGGATTGGAATTATAGCGCAACCAATAAACTACTCCTTGAAAGGTGCTGTCATGCATATTGATACTGGTCCAGGTCTGAAGATTGAAGAGTCGCATTCCATCGAGATGGAGACCTACATAAATGCTGCTCAAATTTCCACTGATATGGCAAACTCTGGTGATGCTAGGAAAGATGATAATGAAAACTTTGAGCAGCTAAGTCTCCTCGATGGTAAAATAGAGTTTCCAGATTGGGCCAGTAATGTGACCTCAATTCTTTGGATTCCTATTCGTGCTATTGATGATAAGCTTGCAAGGGGGTCATCTTCAG GGGCCCCGCAGAAACAAAGTATCGTGGATGGAATGCGGACAGTGGCTTTGAAACTTGAGTTTGGAATATCAAACAACCAGATCTATGACCA AACAATAGCTTTGCATTTCACCAACCCTTTCCATGTGAGCACACGTGTTGCAGATCAATGCAATGATGGTACTTTGCTTTTGCAG GTAACACTGCACTCCCAGGTGAAGGCCACATTGACTGTCAATGATGCTTGGCTTGATCTTCAAGATGGATTTGTTCATGCTGGACAAGATGATGGAAGACCAGTTTCCGGCTTTTTCCCACTCGTCATATCTCCAACTTCAAGAGCAGGACTCCTATTCCGTGTATGCTTGGGGAATGGAACAGCTCTAG ATGAAAATAAGGCTCAACCAGAGAGCATATTAAACATCAGCTATAGAATTGCTGGTGATAGGACCATTGGGGCACACCCACCTGTGGCTGCAAAATCGAATGAAATTGAGGGTACTAGTCAGGATTTAATCTTCCGGAGTGCTCTAATTTTGCAACGGCCTGTTCTTGATCCATGCCTGGCTGTTGGGTTTCTACCTCTTCCTTCTGATGGTCTACGGGTCGGGCAACTTGTTACCATGAAATGGAGGGTTGAGAGGTTGAAAGACATCGAGGAGAGCAGGGTTCCTCAAACCAAT GATGATGTGCTATATGAAGTGAATGCGAATTCCAAAAACTGGATGATAGCCGGGAGGAAAAGAGGGCATGTTTCTCTCTCCACCAAGCAAG GTTCAAGGATATTTATTTCCATACTATGCATGCCACTCAATGCCGGTTATGTCCACCCCCCTCATCTCGGGCTACCAGATATCGATGAGGCAAACATAAGCTGCAGTCCAGCCGGACCTCACCTTGTTTGTGTCTTGCCTCCTGCGCTTAGTTCATCCTTCTGCATTCCAGCCTGA
- the LOC107917581 gene encoding importin subunit alpha-1a isoform X2, with protein MLMFFLSSQFIMKWLFKFDKDKWQKRQRQMQKNLRSMESIRKINRELILFFKRNHEFFHVERCIEDAAGDPIAIQKMFDSIPVMASDLMSGNESFQFVATARLSFLLSTENPPIDVVIQSGVVPHFVRFLNEQYGLQHKLYSVRALYAIGKGSLEQAVVVIKHGAIPMFIRLLCCSEECYQLKELVAAALGSLASQSPDFRDYVLQFGTLTPLLSLLDNHLEPPMLHEKIALLRACSNTLAIFCQGNPAPSFNQILSCCCLF; from the exons ATGCTCATGTTTTTCCTTTCTTCACAGTTCATAATGAAGTGGCTGTTTAAGTTTGATAAGGACAAATGGCAGAAGAGGCAGAGGCAGATGCAGAAAAATCTCAGGAGTATGGAGAGTATAAGGAAGATAAATAGAGAACTCATTCTTTTCTTTAAGAGAAATCATGAATTTTTTCATGTGGAGCGATGTATTGAGGATGCTGCAGGGGATCCAATAGCAATTCAAAAAATG TTTGACAGTATTCCTGTAATGGCGAGTGATCTGATGAGTGGTAACGAGAGTTTCCAATTCGTGGCTACAGCTAGACTGAGTTTTTTGTTATCAACTG AAAATCCTCCAATTGATGTAGTTATTCAAAGTGGTGTTGTTCCTCACTTTGTGCGATTTCTTAATGAGCAATATGGCCTCCAACACAAG CTTTATTCTGTAAGAGCTTTATATGCTATTGGAAAAGGGTCATTAGAGCAGGCAGTCGTTGTAATTAAACATGGAGCCATACCTATGTTTATACGGCTGTTGTGTTGCTCTGAAGAATGTTATCAATTGAAGGAGCTG GTGGCAGCAGCTTTGGGTAGTCTGGCCAGTCAATCTCCTGATTTTAGAGACTATGTTCTTCAGTTTGGTACTCTCACTCCATTGTTATCTTTATTAGATAACCACTTGGAGCCTCCTATGCTTCATGAGAAGATAGCCTTGTTGCGTGCTTGTAGCAACACCTTGGCTATCTTCTGTCAAGGAAATCCAGCACCATCATTTAACCAG ATATTGTCTTGCTGCTGTCTTTTCTAG
- the LOC107917581 gene encoding importin subunit alpha-1a isoform X1: MLMFFLSSQFIMKWLFKFDKDKWQKRQRQMQKNLRSMESIRKINRELILFFKRNHEFFHVERCIEDAAGDPIAIQKMFDSIPVMASDLMSGNESFQFVATARLSFLLSTENPPIDVVIQSGVVPHFVRFLNEQYGLQHKLYSVRALYAIGKGSLEQAVVVIKHGAIPMFIRLLCCSEECYQLKELVAAALGSLASQSPDFRDYVLQFGTLTPLLSLLDNHLEPPMLHEKIALLRACSNTLAIFCQGNPAPSFNQIRSALPILRRLIHLNPPVGVIGEVCEDACLCLSYQSNGSAEQI; the protein is encoded by the exons ATGCTCATGTTTTTCCTTTCTTCACAGTTCATAATGAAGTGGCTGTTTAAGTTTGATAAGGACAAATGGCAGAAGAGGCAGAGGCAGATGCAGAAAAATCTCAGGAGTATGGAGAGTATAAGGAAGATAAATAGAGAACTCATTCTTTTCTTTAAGAGAAATCATGAATTTTTTCATGTGGAGCGATGTATTGAGGATGCTGCAGGGGATCCAATAGCAATTCAAAAAATG TTTGACAGTATTCCTGTAATGGCGAGTGATCTGATGAGTGGTAACGAGAGTTTCCAATTCGTGGCTACAGCTAGACTGAGTTTTTTGTTATCAACTG AAAATCCTCCAATTGATGTAGTTATTCAAAGTGGTGTTGTTCCTCACTTTGTGCGATTTCTTAATGAGCAATATGGCCTCCAACACAAG CTTTATTCTGTAAGAGCTTTATATGCTATTGGAAAAGGGTCATTAGAGCAGGCAGTCGTTGTAATTAAACATGGAGCCATACCTATGTTTATACGGCTGTTGTGTTGCTCTGAAGAATGTTATCAATTGAAGGAGCTG GTGGCAGCAGCTTTGGGTAGTCTGGCCAGTCAATCTCCTGATTTTAGAGACTATGTTCTTCAGTTTGGTACTCTCACTCCATTGTTATCTTTATTAGATAACCACTTGGAGCCTCCTATGCTTCATGAGAAGATAGCCTTGTTGCGTGCTTGTAGCAACACCTTGGCTATCTTCTGTCAAGGAAATCCAGCACCATCATTTAACCAG ATAAGGTCTGCACTGCCAATTCTTCGTAGACTTATTCATTTGAACCCTCCGGTTGGAGTTATTGGTGAAGTTTGTGAGGATGCTTGCCTGTGTCTCTCTTATCAATCAAATGGTTCAGCTGAACAAATCTAG
- the LOC121213795 gene encoding uncharacterized protein, producing the protein MNKALMTNFSFFTYSTYMQLTIFEKQTTQGLDIPASPAAEENRGRRKSYMASSSSSGRRPRCTCSSRPGSAPCSRHGYMVPKQNLKRYSANKEILRRALTPSPNRKMTLRWWNFKPTPSRLSNMSMA; encoded by the coding sequence atgaacaaGGCATTAATGACCAATTTCAGCTTCTTCACCTACTCCACATATATGCAGTTGACCATCTTTGAGAAACAAACTACACAAGGTTTAGACATTCCGGCGTCACCGGCGGCGGAGGAGAACCGGGGTCGTAGGAAAAGTTACAtggcatcatcatcatcatcgggACGTCGTCCGAGGTGTACGTGTTCGAGCCGTCCGGGTTCAGCACCTTGTAGCAGGCATGGTTACATGGTGCCAAAGCAGAACTTGAAGAGATATAGTGCTAATAAAGAGATATTGAGGAGGGCATTGACTCCTTCACCAAATCGTAAGATGACACTTAGGTGGTGGAACTTTAAGCCAACACCAAGCAGGCTTTCTAACATGTCTATGGCTTAA